CGCTGGCCCGGCTCGCGGCCGCCGGCCGGCTCACCTCCCCCCTGCTCGCCGAGATGTCGACCGCCGCACTCTTCCGCCCCGAGAAGAAGCTGGTGCGCGCCCAACTCGTACTGATCCGGCAGCAACTCGGCCGCGACCCGGCCGCCGCACCGGAACTGCTGCCCGCGCTCGGCGAGGCCTTCGGGCACCCGGACACCGACATCCAGGAACGGGCCCTCAACCTCGCCGCGGCGCACCTCACCGACGACCCCGACCTGCGTGCCGAACTCGCCGACCGGGCCCACCTGCTGAGCCCGACCCACCGCGCCCGGGCGGTGGACCTCCTCGGACCGGCCGCCGCGCCCGCCGAGGACACCGGCCCCTACCGGGAGACCCTGCCGCCGCCCCCCGTCGCGTCCCCGCTCGCGCCGGCGCCGGAGACCGTCCAGGAGGCCGCGGAGCTCGTCGCGGCGGTCGTCAACTCCCGCACCGCGACCGTCGAGGAGTTCGAGCGCGCCCTGGACGGGCTGGTACGGCACGCCCACCGCGACCGTGCGGCCCTCGCCGAGGCACTGCGCCCCGCGCTGGCGGGCCGCTGGTGGCTCGATCCCGAACAGTCCCGCCACTACACCAGTGAACTGCCCGGCCTGGAACACCTCGCCGCCGCCGTCCTGGACAAGCTGCCGACCGGCACACCGCCCGCGGCCTTCGTGACGTGGCGCTCCGACTGCCACCACACCGGGCTCCACGCCGTCGTCGGCGCCCGCCTGGACGAGGCCGCGCGACTCGTCACGACCCGACCGCTGCCGTTCCTCCTCGCCACACCCACCGTCGAGACGGGCTCCCTGGACCCCCACGCGCTGGTCGCGCGGCTCGCCGAGTACCGCCGGCTCGGCGCGGAGCCCGCCCCCGTGGACTTCGCCCAGGCCCTGCTGAGGGTCCGCCGCGACGCCGAGGCCATTCCCGGGGCCACCGCCCTCGGCACACCCGAAGGACACCGGCTGGCATCCTGGCTCGGCGCCGCCGGACAACCCGCGCCCGTCACCCGCCGCACCGCGTCCGCCGTGCGGTACGCGTACGGGTCGACCCCCGCCCGCCTCGTCCTGGACACCGGCGAACGCCCCACCGTGCTCGCCGAGTTCCCTGCCCCGTTCCACGAGTCGGCCGGGGCGCGCAAGGCCTCCGAGCGCTGCTGGGACGGAGGCGAGGACGCCCTGCTGATCGCGGTCCTGCCCGAGGACCGGGAGACCCTGGCCGCCTGGTGGCTCCCGGCCGTCATCTCCTGCGCCGTCCACGAAGGGCGCGACGGGACCGCCGTACTGCCCTCGATCACCGCCGCCGGCGGGCCCGTCGGCCCGGCCCAGCACCTCGCCGTCGCCACCGCGCTCGGCGCCCGCCACCCCGAGGACCGGCTGCGGGCCGTCGACGCGCTCCTCACCCTCGCCGGCCGGGGCGAGCTGGACGCCGCGCGCCTCGGCGAGGACCTGGCCGA
Above is a window of Streptomyces sp. NBC_01426 DNA encoding:
- a CDS encoding DUF7824 domain-containing protein, whose translation is MTATADVLEAVRTGRVGAVPGLLKPLDAGQRRALLADLKELRAELRASGWDRWQERDLMSPALVVAGAGCHTGAAAAAGWIGARDMRRWRQNPTTVLLDVLAGREPRWLGDLAHRLAARAGTAAQDYPLISELVRLAGCPMPTTDGCVEGWAQAVGASGNRLTRALREDPHLTAFTPRLFETAEPVGSFAWRCDPDDPHHWPAALVCLATEGRLERAVLLNGCVARLLRGGKPAELKPYQAVLRALRPTEEEEAERAADWIAMTADAPSSVAGDAQRTLARLAAAGRLTSPLLAEMSTAALFRPEKKLVRAQLVLIRQQLGRDPAAAPELLPALGEAFGHPDTDIQERALNLAAAHLTDDPDLRAELADRAHLLSPTHRARAVDLLGPAAAPAEDTGPYRETLPPPPVASPLAPAPETVQEAAELVAAVVNSRTATVEEFERALDGLVRHAHRDRAALAEALRPALAGRWWLDPEQSRHYTSELPGLEHLAAAVLDKLPTGTPPAAFVTWRSDCHHTGLHAVVGARLDEAARLVTTRPLPFLLATPTVETGSLDPHALVARLAEYRRLGAEPAPVDFAQALLRVRRDAEAIPGATALGTPEGHRLASWLGAAGQPAPVTRRTASAVRYAYGSTPARLVLDTGERPTVLAEFPAPFHESAGARKASERCWDGGEDALLIAVLPEDRETLAAWWLPAVISCAVHEGRDGTAVLPSITAAGGPVGPAQHLAVATALGARHPEDRLRAVDALLTLAGRGELDAARLGEDLAELLRMGTVKPNRLADSLRTAAATGAHATTWAVLAAALPALLTGTGTGTRTGIGDPRGAGELLATAADCVEQSAAASPDPAGLAEVADRGGRSRLVTQSVRLRDALRRNRSVSTEGE